A single genomic interval of Lewinellaceae bacterium harbors:
- a CDS encoding glycosyltransferase encodes MAFVFFFCLIALALYLWLIGNLMGIIPAFRQRCPSETPGQVALTVLIPFRNEAAHIPVLVEALENQDFPSGWQVACLWINDHSTDGGEKLLQQKSGHLIHQVINLPEAIDGKKAALQAGLTAAESQWILCTDADTIPGPGWIRLMVSYAAGQKWQFATGGVVLTGNAWLQRLQHWDMAAMMAITWLGWERQWWMLANGASLLLSREAAIQAGGWNQQPMASGDDLFMVRQLAERGFRGGFVANRDALVSTPALSSWRGLLAQRKRWATKLRALQDSGIWVLGVYLLLVEWMPWLLLVAGLIWKPVFMVAGVVVLAVKWFWDTWFLRMLGRIIGRTVPFMESLWIQPMHALFMLISAFYSILGRSYTWKGRKVQ; translated from the coding sequence TTGGCCTTCGTTTTCTTTTTTTGCCTGATAGCGCTAGCCCTTTACCTGTGGCTGATCGGAAATCTGATGGGTATCATACCCGCTTTTCGGCAAAGGTGTCCATCGGAGACTCCCGGCCAGGTTGCCCTCACAGTACTTATCCCATTTCGCAATGAAGCTGCTCACATCCCCGTATTGGTTGAAGCGCTGGAAAACCAGGATTTTCCGTCCGGGTGGCAGGTAGCTTGCCTGTGGATCAATGATCACTCCACAGATGGTGGAGAGAAACTCCTGCAACAAAAGTCAGGTCACCTGATCCACCAGGTCATCAATCTACCGGAAGCAATCGATGGGAAGAAGGCTGCTTTACAAGCAGGCCTCACGGCTGCTGAGTCCCAATGGATCTTATGCACCGATGCCGATACGATACCTGGCCCGGGATGGATCCGGCTCATGGTATCGTACGCTGCTGGTCAGAAATGGCAGTTTGCGACCGGTGGTGTCGTGCTGACGGGTAATGCCTGGCTTCAACGCCTGCAACATTGGGATATGGCCGCGATGATGGCCATCACCTGGCTTGGATGGGAGAGACAATGGTGGATGCTGGCTAATGGTGCTTCACTTTTGCTTTCCAGAGAGGCCGCCATCCAGGCCGGGGGGTGGAATCAGCAGCCCATGGCCAGCGGCGATGATCTGTTTATGGTCAGGCAGCTGGCAGAACGTGGTTTCCGGGGCGGATTTGTAGCCAACCGGGATGCCCTCGTATCCACGCCGGCACTTTCGTCGTGGCGTGGGTTGCTGGCACAACGCAAGCGCTGGGCTACCAAGCTGCGTGCTTTGCAGGATAGTGGCATTTGGGTCCTGGGCGTGTATTTGTTGCTGGTGGAATGGATGCCCTGGTTACTCCTGGTCGCCGGATTGATCTGGAAACCGGTATTCATGGTTGCTGGTGTCGTCGTACTGGCCGTAAAGTGGTTTTGGGACACCTGGTTTTTGCGGATGCTGGGTCGTATCATAGGGCGAACGGTTCCGTTTATGGAAAGCCTGTGGATCCAGCCCATGCACGCGCTGTTTATGTTGATCAGTGCTTTTTACAGCATCCTCGGGCGGTCGTATACCTGGAAAGGACGTAAGGTGCAATAA
- a CDS encoding beta-propeller fold lactonase family protein, whose translation MKKLLFSPWSLFTMLLFLFTSCQKDELIPTSTDDAPLETRNGYSSTSTGQVYTMSNDAAGNEVIVFSRDARGFLQPYRTYPTGGNGNSAGLGSQGAIIVHGHFLFVVNAGSNTISSFIINGSKLQLVGNVDSRGTMPISVTAYQDILYVVNAGGDGNIAGFNISPHGELTFLEGSVQPLSSAGVAPGQISFNPYGSYLVVSEKASNMLTVYQVNRTGMASAPDSYPSAGMTPFGFGFTQQNRIIVSEAFGGAPNGSAMSSYQLGVSGVVTTITGPVYTHQTAACWVAVTDNGKYAYTTNFGSNNVSGYRIDTDGAIELLNASGITGSTGAGPLDMAMSRNSQYLYILNASDDNLTMFKVNHDGSLTNLGNIGHLPASAVGLAAR comes from the coding sequence ATGAAAAAGTTATTGTTTTCACCATGGTCTCTATTCACCATGTTACTATTCCTGTTTACTTCCTGTCAGAAAGACGAACTCATACCTACCAGCACTGATGATGCTCCACTGGAAACCCGCAATGGCTATTCCTCAACAAGTACCGGACAGGTATATACCATGTCCAATGATGCTGCCGGTAATGAAGTAATTGTATTCAGTCGCGATGCACGCGGATTTCTGCAGCCCTACCGCACCTACCCTACCGGCGGGAATGGTAATTCAGCAGGTCTTGGATCACAGGGAGCCATCATTGTCCATGGTCATTTCCTGTTTGTAGTTAATGCCGGATCCAATACCATCAGCTCCTTCATCATCAACGGATCCAAACTGCAACTGGTCGGCAATGTGGACTCCCGGGGCACGATGCCCATCAGCGTGACCGCCTATCAGGACATCCTGTATGTCGTCAACGCCGGTGGCGATGGTAACATAGCCGGATTTAACATCAGCCCGCACGGAGAGCTGACCTTCCTGGAAGGCTCTGTCCAGCCATTAAGCTCCGCTGGAGTTGCACCGGGGCAAATCTCGTTCAATCCCTATGGCTCCTATCTAGTCGTTTCAGAAAAGGCGTCGAATATGCTCACCGTCTATCAGGTGAATAGGACAGGAATGGCCTCAGCGCCGGACTCCTATCCTTCCGCCGGCATGACACCTTTTGGATTCGGCTTCACGCAGCAGAACCGGATCATCGTCTCCGAAGCATTTGGTGGCGCTCCCAATGGCAGTGCTATGTCCTCTTATCAGCTGGGTGTTTCCGGCGTCGTAACAACGATAACGGGTCCTGTCTATACCCATCAGACAGCAGCCTGCTGGGTAGCCGTTACCGACAATGGCAAGTACGCCTACACCACTAATTTCGGTTCCAACAACGTAAGCGGTTACCGCATCGATACCGATGGCGCCATCGAGTTGCTTAACGCATCCGGCATCACCGGTTCCACCGGCGCCGGCCCGCTGGACATGGCCATGAGCCGCAATTCCCAATACCTGTATATCCTGAATGCCAGTGATGACAACCTGACCATGTTTAAGGTTAATCATGACGGCAGCCTGACGAATCTGGGTAATATCGGTCATCTGCCCGCATCCGCAGTAGGGTTGGCAGCACGCTAA
- a CDS encoding transcriptional regulator, whose protein sequence is MKSKNILSQSAAVLNHFNSKSQQCFEHIEVFQILNSKDENSVLKLLSNMVKRGLLMRLKQGLYYIIPYEQEASSFMPDWHLLAEHLTKGTDHYIGYYSAMQIHNLITQPSLKEQIVVAKQLKPSILKIRNVSFQFIYHNADHFFGAKKTWINSFNKVMCSDLEKTIIDCLFKPDYAGGIVEIARAIHTSIDKIKYDQLFEYVQRFRSQAVIKRLGFLLETLEINSGIIKQLQKIKTASYVLLDTELPKSGKMISRWSIQQNLETETIKSAIYT, encoded by the coding sequence ATGAAAAGTAAGAACATACTAAGTCAATCAGCTGCCGTATTGAACCATTTTAATTCGAAGAGTCAACAGTGTTTTGAGCATATTGAAGTCTTCCAAATTCTCAATTCAAAAGATGAGAATAGTGTGTTAAAGTTATTAAGCAACATGGTAAAAAGAGGGCTTCTGATGAGACTGAAGCAGGGCTTGTACTACATCATACCCTATGAGCAAGAAGCCAGTTCTTTTATGCCTGATTGGCATTTGCTAGCTGAGCACTTAACCAAAGGGACAGATCACTACATCGGATACTACTCCGCAATGCAAATACATAACCTGATTACTCAGCCTTCTTTGAAAGAGCAAATTGTTGTAGCTAAACAACTCAAACCATCAATATTGAAAATTAGAAACGTAAGCTTTCAATTCATTTACCATAATGCCGATCACTTCTTTGGAGCTAAGAAAACCTGGATTAACAGCTTCAACAAAGTCATGTGCTCTGATCTTGAAAAAACGATTATCGACTGTTTATTTAAACCAGACTATGCAGGAGGCATCGTTGAAATAGCACGGGCAATACATACCTCAATAGACAAAATCAAATACGACCAACTGTTTGAATATGTTCAAAGATTCAGATCACAAGCTGTCATTAAGCGATTAGGGTTCCTTCTTGAAACGCTCGAAATAAACTCAGGCATTATCAAACAGCTTCAAAAAATCAAGACGGCATCTTACGTTCTTCTAGATACAGAACTTCCGAAATCTGGTAAAATGATAAGCCGTTGGAGCATCCAGCAAAATCTGGAAACTGAAACCATTAAATCTGCTATCTACACATGA
- a CDS encoding nucleotidyl transferase AbiEii/AbiGii toxin family protein, with protein MITPGEIQNKARIVGVRDQQIEKDYILSWILQGVSQHKQLSKIIVFKGGTVLKKVYFKDYRFSEDLDFTLSDNEISNDQIIGWFTEVFEYLSDEANISLSIIDNNEYEDGGINFYISYVGPLGGLGANKRVKVDISRSETLEFEPIMQKAFVGYTDQKDHELLCYPLEEVLVEKMRSVMQRMQARDFYDIWYLLEIHGLVVNIYVAEFKTKCESKGIDPTEFRNKLEQRLPQYKGRWQSSMADQIKDLPDFGKVEREVMRHFNKIELQ; from the coding sequence ATGATTACACCAGGCGAAATACAGAACAAAGCTCGTATAGTTGGTGTAAGAGATCAGCAGATTGAGAAAGACTACATCCTTTCGTGGATTTTACAAGGTGTTTCTCAACATAAGCAACTTTCCAAAATCATTGTATTTAAAGGCGGTACTGTTCTAAAGAAGGTCTATTTCAAAGACTATCGCTTTTCGGAAGACCTTGATTTCACCTTGTCGGATAATGAGATTTCGAATGATCAAATAATTGGATGGTTTACAGAAGTCTTTGAATACTTGAGCGATGAAGCCAACATCTCACTTAGTATTATTGACAACAACGAATATGAAGATGGAGGTATTAACTTTTACATCAGTTATGTGGGGCCGCTTGGTGGTTTAGGTGCCAATAAAAGGGTCAAAGTCGACATCTCCCGAAGTGAGACGCTGGAATTTGAACCAATCATGCAAAAAGCCTTTGTTGGATACACAGATCAGAAAGACCATGAGCTGCTTTGCTATCCGTTGGAAGAAGTATTGGTAGAAAAAATGAGATCTGTAATGCAGCGCATGCAGGCTCGCGATTTTTACGACATCTGGTACCTTTTGGAAATTCATGGGTTGGTAGTCAATATTTATGTTGCAGAATTTAAAACTAAATGCGAAAGCAAAGGAATTGATCCGACTGAATTTCGCAACAAACTGGAACAGCGACTACCTCAATACAAAGGTCGTTGGCAATCTTCTATGGCAGATCAAATTAAGGATTTACCGGATTTTGGTAAAGTGGAAAGAGAGGTGATGCGACACTTTAATAAAATTGAATTGCAATGA
- the lspA gene encoding signal peptidase II — protein MLRERRIHILIILLIILGNIGCDQVSKHLVRDHVEYQEYIPIFQNHVTLTKVENSGAFLSMGDQLGDPYRFILLTLFPTLVLLGGLGWLVSRRDLPFLAVLATGFILGGGIGNLYDRIRFGSVTDFLHIDFGLFQTGIFNLADVSIMTGLGIFLVQTLAQGRVRG, from the coding sequence ATGTTACGTGAGCGCCGGATTCATATTCTGATCATCCTGTTGATCATCCTGGGCAATATTGGTTGTGACCAGGTCTCGAAGCATCTGGTCCGTGATCATGTGGAATACCAGGAATACATCCCCATATTTCAGAATCACGTGACACTGACCAAGGTAGAGAACTCGGGCGCCTTCCTCAGCATGGGAGATCAATTGGGAGACCCGTACCGGTTTATACTGCTTACGCTCTTTCCCACGCTGGTACTCCTGGGGGGCCTGGGCTGGCTGGTCAGCCGCCGCGATCTGCCATTTCTAGCCGTGTTGGCAACCGGCTTTATCCTCGGTGGTGGTATCGGCAATCTATATGACCGCATTCGTTTTGGTTCGGTGACAGACTTCCTCCACATAGACTTCGGCCTGTTCCAGACCGGCATCTTTAATCTGGCCGATGTGTCGATCATGACCGGATTGGGCATCTTTTTGGTGCAGACGCTGGCACAGGGGCGCGTGCGGGGCTGA
- the dnaE gene encoding DNA polymerase III subunit alpha — MPDFVHLHNHTQFSLLDGATEIGAMMEKAHADGQKGVALTDHGNMFGAFKFVAEANKRHIKPIVGCEFYLVPDRHQQSFLKSKGEKDERYHQLMLAKNKTGYENLSKLCSLGFIEGMYSKYPRIDKELIVKHHEGIIATSCCIGAEIPQAIVQGKLDKAEELLRWWVDLLGEDFYIELQRHRGMEDIDGTGVSQEDVNQVLLGFAKKYNLKVIATNDAHYLEEDDWKAHDILLCVNTNAKMDEEDRFKFPSSDFYFKSREEMSRLFKDVPQALDHTMEIFDKIEAPQLERDILLPNFPLPKGFSDQPGYLRHLVYEGARIRYGEISELVRERLDLELNIIKNMGFDGYFLIVQDFIRAAREMGVSVGPGRGSAAGSAVAYCLTITNIDPIKYNLLFERFLNPERISMPDIDIDFDDEGRQQVIDWVVNKYGRDQVAQIVTFGTMAARSSIRDVGRVLALPLPETDSIAKLVPGRPNTKLKTILMKTLKEQESDWQAVEYNNIKKLNELKTEEGLVGDTIRLAQKLEGSVRNTGIHAAGIIIAPDDIKKYIPVCTSKESDLLVTQFDGSIVESAGMLKMDFLGLKTLSIIKDAIENIVNRFGEEARINPDDIPLDDPKTYELFQKGEMIGIFQFESDGMQKYLKELKPTTIEDLIAMNALYRPGPMDYIPTFISRKHGREKVEYPHEWLAEILKPTYGIMVYQEQIMQTAQIMADYSLGKADMLRRAMGKKKAKEMAMHEQIFTEGAVAKGVPEEQAREIFQVMAKFASYGFNRSHAAAYSVLAYQTAWLKTHFPAEFMASVLTHNKNDITKINFFLRECKRMGIQVLSPDINESDINFIVNKAGDIRFGLSALKGIGEGPVEAILEERKANGPFQDVIDLVKRLNLRAVNKKAFESLVLGGAFDSFPGIHRAQYFAPSDKYDSFLEHILRFGSNFQQGQEMTQASLFSHDEVFSMPDPEPPKANEWSLLEKLNKEKEVTGIFISGHPLDDYRLVVDNFTTCTLDKLEYFKGQTVKLAAFVTSADHRISKRGTGWGIFTIQDYNGLLEIMLMGNDYLDYKARLEPGQAVYVQGDYLRVRDTEEFRMKITQVKHLDTLGNSLAHSIVLKLPLQLVDEAFIAQLDAICQRHKGKHQLKMKILDYQNQQSMDLVSKDTKINVSNELISDLDRMGLEYTLS, encoded by the coding sequence ATGCCAGATTTTGTACACCTGCACAATCATACCCAGTTTTCACTCCTCGATGGTGCCACCGAGATCGGCGCGATGATGGAAAAAGCGCATGCAGATGGGCAGAAGGGGGTGGCGCTGACCGATCATGGCAACATGTTTGGAGCTTTTAAATTTGTTGCTGAAGCCAACAAACGGCACATCAAACCAATTGTCGGATGTGAATTTTATCTGGTACCGGACCGCCATCAGCAGTCTTTTTTAAAGTCAAAAGGGGAAAAGGACGAGCGCTACCATCAGCTTATGCTGGCCAAGAACAAGACCGGTTACGAAAACCTGTCCAAGCTGTGTTCCCTGGGTTTTATCGAAGGAATGTACAGCAAATACCCGCGCATTGACAAAGAGCTGATCGTCAAACACCACGAAGGAATTATTGCGACCAGTTGTTGCATTGGAGCCGAGATACCTCAGGCCATTGTACAGGGCAAGCTGGACAAAGCGGAAGAATTGCTGCGTTGGTGGGTAGACTTGCTGGGCGAAGACTTCTACATCGAGCTGCAACGGCATCGTGGCATGGAAGACATTGATGGTACCGGAGTAAGCCAGGAAGACGTCAATCAGGTCTTACTCGGCTTTGCCAAAAAGTACAACCTCAAGGTCATCGCTACCAACGATGCACACTACCTCGAAGAAGACGACTGGAAGGCACACGACATCCTGCTGTGCGTCAATACCAACGCCAAGATGGATGAGGAAGATCGATTTAAATTTCCTTCCAGCGACTTCTATTTCAAATCCCGCGAGGAGATGTCGCGCCTGTTTAAAGATGTGCCCCAGGCATTGGATCATACCATGGAGATCTTTGACAAGATCGAGGCGCCGCAACTGGAAAGAGATATTCTCCTTCCCAACTTCCCGTTGCCGAAAGGTTTTTCCGACCAGCCTGGCTACCTGCGACACCTGGTCTATGAGGGTGCCAGGATCCGTTACGGAGAGATCAGTGAACTGGTTCGCGAGCGTCTGGACCTGGAGCTGAATATCATTAAAAACATGGGTTTCGACGGTTACTTCCTCATCGTGCAGGACTTTATCCGTGCCGCACGTGAAATGGGAGTGTCCGTAGGCCCCGGAAGGGGATCGGCGGCCGGTTCAGCCGTCGCCTATTGCCTGACCATTACGAACATTGACCCCATCAAATACAATCTGCTCTTTGAGCGCTTCCTTAACCCAGAGCGGATATCCATGCCGGATATTGATATAGACTTTGATGATGAAGGACGACAGCAGGTCATCGATTGGGTGGTGAATAAATACGGCCGGGATCAGGTGGCGCAGATCGTCACCTTTGGTACCATGGCTGCCAGGTCCTCGATCCGGGATGTAGGCAGGGTATTGGCTTTGCCCTTGCCAGAGACGGACTCTATTGCAAAATTGGTTCCCGGGCGACCAAATACCAAACTGAAGACCATTCTGATGAAAACGCTTAAAGAGCAGGAGTCAGACTGGCAGGCGGTGGAATACAACAACATCAAAAAGCTGAATGAACTCAAGACAGAGGAAGGCCTGGTAGGCGATACCATCCGTTTGGCACAGAAGCTGGAAGGATCAGTGCGCAATACCGGTATCCACGCCGCCGGGATCATCATTGCTCCGGATGACATCAAAAAATACATTCCGGTCTGTACGTCGAAGGAATCGGATTTGCTGGTAACCCAGTTTGACGGTAGCATCGTCGAGTCGGCGGGGATGCTCAAGATGGATTTCCTGGGGTTAAAGACGCTTTCTATTATCAAGGATGCGATTGAAAACATCGTCAACCGGTTTGGTGAAGAAGCCCGCATCAACCCGGATGACATTCCGTTGGATGATCCGAAGACGTATGAATTGTTTCAAAAGGGTGAGATGATCGGCATCTTCCAGTTTGAATCGGACGGCATGCAGAAATACCTCAAGGAACTCAAGCCGACCACCATCGAGGATCTGATCGCGATGAATGCGCTTTACCGGCCGGGTCCGATGGATTACATCCCAACGTTCATTTCCCGGAAGCACGGTCGTGAGAAGGTGGAATATCCCCACGAATGGCTTGCTGAGATCCTCAAGCCTACCTATGGCATCATGGTTTACCAGGAGCAGATCATGCAGACCGCGCAGATCATGGCCGATTACAGCCTTGGAAAAGCGGACATGCTGCGACGTGCAATGGGTAAGAAGAAGGCCAAGGAAATGGCGATGCACGAGCAAATTTTTACCGAAGGAGCAGTAGCTAAGGGCGTACCGGAGGAGCAAGCCAGAGAGATCTTCCAGGTCATGGCCAAATTTGCCTCCTATGGATTCAATCGTTCGCATGCCGCTGCGTATTCAGTGCTGGCCTACCAAACGGCATGGCTTAAGACGCATTTTCCGGCGGAATTTATGGCATCGGTCCTGACGCATAACAAAAATGATATCACCAAGATCAATTTCTTCCTGCGGGAATGCAAACGCATGGGGATCCAGGTATTGAGCCCGGATATCAACGAATCCGATATCAATTTTATCGTCAACAAAGCAGGAGATATCCGCTTTGGTCTTTCCGCCCTCAAGGGCATCGGTGAAGGCCCCGTAGAAGCAATTCTGGAAGAGCGCAAGGCCAATGGTCCTTTCCAGGATGTAATCGATCTGGTTAAACGGCTGAATCTGCGGGCTGTCAATAAAAAGGCATTTGAAAGTTTGGTTTTGGGCGGTGCCTTTGATTCGTTTCCCGGAATACACCGGGCACAATATTTTGCACCCAGCGATAAATACGATTCATTCCTGGAGCATATCCTGCGCTTCGGGTCCAATTTCCAACAGGGACAGGAAATGACACAGGCTTCTCTTTTCAGCCATGATGAAGTTTTTAGCATGCCGGACCCCGAGCCTCCCAAGGCTAATGAGTGGAGTTTGCTGGAAAAACTGAACAAAGAAAAGGAGGTGACCGGGATATTTATCAGTGGACACCCTCTGGATGATTACCGGCTGGTCGTCGATAATTTTACGACCTGTACACTGGATAAACTAGAGTATTTTAAAGGTCAGACGGTCAAACTGGCGGCTTTCGTGACCAGTGCCGACCACCGCATTAGTAAGCGCGGCACCGGATGGGGGATCTTTACCATACAGGATTACAATGGATTGTTGGAAATCATGTTGATGGGCAATGATTACCTGGACTATAAAGCCCGGCTGGAACCAGGCCAGGCGGTTTACGTGCAGGGAGATTACCTCCGTGTGCGGGATACCGAAGAGTTTCGTATGAAGATCACCCAGGTGAAACATCTGGATACCCTGGGCAACTCACTGGCGCATTCGATTGTCCTCAAGTTGCCACTCCAGTTGGTAGATGAGGCATTTATTGCACAACTGGATGCCATCTGCCAGCGCCACAAGGGCAAACATCAGCTGAAAATGAAAATTCTGGATTATCAAAATCAACAGTCTATGGATCTCGTATCCAAGGACACCAAAATCAATGTCAGTAATGAACTCATATCAGACCTGGATAGGATGGGGCTCGAGTACACACTGAGTTAG